Proteins encoded together in one Impatiens glandulifera chromosome 1, dImpGla2.1, whole genome shotgun sequence window:
- the LOC124922674 gene encoding probable protein phosphatase 2C 35: protein MGCVCVKDCSRYPKPLDGNNQEDAYISQGNTLLDYVLVPSHNLKLGYSVLTQRGYYPETPHKENQDCYCVGTQIQGNPNVHFFGVFDGHGQFGTECSNFVKDRLIQVLCHDRSFLDDPIKAYNSAFLSINEELHASDIDDTMSGTTAITVLVIGNTLYVANVGDSRATIASRNGDQIVSEDLSHDQTPFRIDECERVKLCGARVLSVDQVEGLKDPNIQTWGDDETECAEPPRLWVQNGLFPGTAFTRSVGDSIAEKIGVVAVPEISVIEIRPHHQFFIIASDGIFEFLSSQIVAEMVTRYPDSRDACAFIAGESCKLWLGNENRTDDITIIIVHIKELVTDSVTIGEGLSSGNNLQAGLLKNEIGNKKRYDICNTPHLLVRFIAKSKFISRRRNNNSRSKPSDL from the exons ATGGGTTGTGTTTGCGTCAAGGATTGTAGCCGTTACCCGAAACCATTAGATGGAAATAATCAAGAAGATGCGTATATTAGTCAAGGAAACACCCTCTTAGATTACGTTCTTGTTCCTTCTCACAACCTAAAGCTCGGCTATTCCGTCCTTACACAAAGAGGTTACTACCCAGAAACCCCCCACAAAGAAAACCAAGATTGTTATTGCGTCGGAACTCAAATTCAAGGTAACCCTAACGTTCATTTCTTCGGCGTCTTCGATGGCCACGGTCAATTTGGTACTGAGTGTTCTAATTTCGTTAAAGATAGATTGATTCAAGTTCTATGTCACGATCGTTCCTTTCTTGATGATCCAATTAAGGCTTACAATTCTGCTTTTTTATCTATTAACGAGGAATTACACGCTAGTGATATTGATGACACCATGAGTGGTACCACGGCCATAACAGTTCTTGTTATTGGGAATACCCTTTACGTTGCCAATGTTGGTGATTCCAGAGCTACCATTGCTTCAAGAAATGGGGATCAAATTGTGTCTGAAGATCTTTCTCATGATCAGACCCCTTTTCGTATAGATGAATGTGAGAGGGTTAAGCTTTGTGGGGCAAGGGTGTTGAGTGTTGATCAAGTTGAAGGTTTGAAGGATCCTAATATTCAGACTTGGGGAGATGATGAAACCGAGTGTGCTGAACCTCCCAGGTTGTGGGTTCAGAATGGCTTGTTTCCGGGCACTGCTTTTACTCGTTCTGTCGGAGATAGTATAGCTGAGAAGATCGGAGTTGTTGCTGTTCCTGAGATTTCTGTTATCGAGATCAGGCCGCATCATCAGTTCTTTATAATTGCAAGTGATGGAATCTTCGAGTTCTTGTCCAGTCAAATTGTTGCTGAAATG GTCACAAGATACCCCGACTCTCGAGACGCCTGTGCTTTCATTGCAGGAGAATCTTGCAAACTGTGGCTCGGAAATGAAAATAGGACCGACGATATAACCATCATCAttgtgcacattaaagaattaGTAACTGAT TCGGTTACCATTGGCGAAGGACTAAGCAGTGGGAACAACCTCCAAGCAGGTTTGCTAAAAAACGAGATTGGAAACAAAAAACGATATGATATCTGCAATACCCCACACCTACTGGTTCGGTTCATTGCTAAATCCAAATTCATTTCCAGAAGGAGGAACAACAACAGCAGATCAAAGCCATCCGATTTATAA
- the LOC124922673 gene encoding SAC3 family protein B isoform X2, which translates to MSFSGFGKNSGPNGPPTAQPPIGYSPSPPFTASPVQPFPRPFASLPNSDMGFQARSRSPTATSVVWASHDATGHILPGQDLKRISSPLLPSNGHNVLSSQPIGNERDGGSFYGLNKVVTPQVTQSSRSPPGNSIHFEKFSHNGDIQRLSVSPPAGGNWTRPPGNSGRSMSWQRQHVSAGSLGTQHQAVQVSKHTRPQLIPSTHEVSQSGFHFNQVDSFSHSLPPPSMSNEYGNSLMLNTMDSQAAQHAKSVHPSATTNMYLQNSVLTRISNGRSSPSPPSLGPRPHSVPARPTSQFHSQMTQSAQSIDKESAMTKTISNPVTKRTRSPPITSTGSTHGIANINQDDHELEIEAKAKRYARFKTELSQPVQTASSIGVQKAPVHRRDPYTERREAPDEHAKDMAVDLPEGMCDYDVQDSSTVIVGSCTDMCPEAERAERERKGDLDQYERLNGDRNHTSKSLAVKKYNRTAEREAELIRPMPVLQRTVDYLLCLLETPYDDRFLRLYNFLWDRMRAIRMDLRMQHIFNLEAIGMLEQMIRLHIIAMHELCEYAKGEGFSEGFDAHLNIEQMNKTSVELFQMYDDHRKRGIIVPTEKEFRGYYALLKLDKHPGYKVEPAELSLDLSKMTAEIRKTPEILFARDVARVCRTGNFIAFFRLARKASYLQACLMHAHFAKLRTQALASLHSGLQNNQGIPMSHVAKWIAMEEEDLESLLEYHGFSIKEYEEPYMVKEGPFLNSESDFTVKCSKLVHMKKSREIVEDIISFSHQSMPLPVERVHESQFNVSPQKEPKLVQVVEPEIQVQVVDEEMAYHESASSPKDKIILKPIHQPFVVDQQSEIDNQMTRSSSLTWESTILPNSPKYQGGSRVGSPRTPKYDKAFRNSLEKNSPLSMNVVVPSLSMDEFEQGKVPGPELDSAVEESVPPTTTTEDLHMDMPLLIENEEVEPSYSYHDEEAAEARLKLILRTWKRHSSKKKELREQKQLAALWALNSLSLGTPIRQSKDHSSSFVEFKIDDILYERQKQWERSRCRLNVSEVVANTLGARNQTAKCLCWKIILFSQIEKHSEDKMQEENQFNAGSWLLSKLMPDDENDDNLVVSSPSLSIWKKWIYEKSADQFDCCLSIVKEISSDNNLEESALGASAVVFVLYGTFSWEVQKKRLHNLLASLSSGSGLPLLILCDLCDETSNPAAIVQNLGLHHIDKSRISSFTIIFLRTSQNFYCDEKLRGGLQWLASESPSQPILKNVKTRELVLRHLSSSLAVLDKTEPDQCISAFNEAIDRASRLVFVTSNENHTFWPCPEINLLEKNTVEYESTKLHLPEVGWSSTKRIEPIIYALEDCKLPEFHDDISWLYEGSKSGREIVEQKLKLENCLFRYLTISSKMMMGEAMAMKEASAILQSSARLLLHESVYYIVPNWVKIFRRIFNWHLMILSNGPCSTAYVKEEDKLALDRMMDIEDSYSYDYPSLDEMIRVSCEDDDYFPDSGNNVAKSTSQIVSDEKLMAFVPYGEFDGEKDNDSSFMSEKEESSSVLICKPSKDSDKLSKLLDQCNILQNTIDSKLSIYF; encoded by the exons CCTCAGGTGACGCAGTCATCACGTTCACCCCCTGGAAACAGCATTCATTTTGAGAAGTTTAGTCATAATGGCGACATTCAGAG GTTGTCTGTATCGCCTCCTGCTGGGGGAAATTGGACAAGGCCGCCTGGCAATTCTGGTCGCTCAATGTCTTGGCAACGCCAACATGTATCTGCTGGAAGTTTGGGGACTCAACATCAGGCTGTTCAGGTCTCGAAACATACTAGGCCCCAACTTATACCATCTACTCATGAAGTTTCTCAAAGTGGTTTTCATTTCAACCAAGTTGATTCATTCAG TCATTCTTTGCCTCCTCCTTCAATGTCTAACGAATACGGAAACAGTCTAATGCTCAATACTATGGACTCCCAGGCTGCACAACATGCTAAATCTGTACATCCATCAGCCACCACAAATATGTACTTGCAAAATTCAGTTTTGACTAGGATTTCTAATGGAAG GTCTTCTCCTTCCCCTCCCAGCTTAGGCCCAAGACCTCATTCTGTTCCTGCCAGGCCTACTTCTCAGTTTCATAGTCAAATGACACAATCTGCACAAAGTATTGATAAAGAATCTGCTATGACAAAGACAATCAGCAATCCAGTTACTAAAAGAACCAGATCGCCTCCTATTACTTCCACTGGCTCAACACATGGAATTGCCAATATCAACCAAGATGATCATGAGCT TGAAATAGAGGCTAAGGCTAAGAGATATGCACGCTTCAAGACTGAACTAAGTCAGCCTGTACAAACTGCCTCTAGCATTGGGGTGCAAAAGGCGCCAGTGCATAGGCGCGATCCATATACAGAGAGGCGAGAAGCCCCAGATGAACATGCTAAAGATATGGCTGTAGATTTACCTGAAGGGATGTGTGACTATGATGTACAGGATTCATCCACTGTTATAGTTGGTTCATGCACAGATATGTGTCCGG AGGCGGAAAGAGCTGAGCGAGAGAGGAAAGGAGATCTTGACCAATACGAGCGCTTGAATGGAGATAGAAACCATACCAGCAAATCCCTTGCTGTTAAGAAG TATAATAGAACAGCAGAGAGGGAAGCAGAGTTGATAAGGCCCATGCCTGTCTTGCAGAGGACAGTTGATTATCTTCTCTGTCTGCTAGAAACGCCTTATGATGACAGGTTTCTTCGTCTTTACAACTTCCTTTGGGATAGGATGAGGGCTATTCGGATGGATCTCAGAATGCAACATATATTTAACCTTGAAGCAATCGGCATGCTTGAACAAATG ATAAGACTTCACATAATAGCCATGCATGAATTATGTGAATATGCCAAAGGGGAAGGATTTTCTGAGGGATTTGATGCTCATCTGAACATTGAACAAATGAACAAGACATCAGTTGAGTTGTTCCAAATGTATGATGATCACAGGAAGAGAGGCATTATCGTGCCAACAGAAAAGGAATTCCGAGGTTATTATGCTCTTCTTAAACTGGACAAGCATCCTGGTTATAAG GTTGAACCTGCAGAACTCTCGCTTGATCTCTCTAAGATGACGGCAGAAATACGAAAAACACCAGAAATCTTGTTTGCCCGTGATGTAGCCAG AGTTTGCAGGACAGGCAACTTCATAGCCTTCTTTCGTCTGGCAAGAAAAGCAAGTTATCTTCAAGCATGTCTGATGCATGCTCACTTTGCAAAG CTGCGAACTCAGGCACTTGCATCTCTACACTCTGGTCTACAGAATAACCAAGGGATTCCAATGTCTCATGTTGCCAAATGGATCGCAATGGAG GAAGAAGATTTAGAAAGCTTGTTGGAGTATCATGGATTCTCGATTAAAGAATATGAAGAGCCGTATATGGTGAAGGAAGGTCCATTCTTGAATAGTGAAAGTGACTTCACTGTGAAATGTTCAAAACTCGTTCACATGAAAAAGTCTCGTGAGATAGTTGAGGATATCATATCTTTTTCTCATCAATCTATGCCATTACCTGTGGAAAGAGTACATGAGTCCCAGTTCAATGTGAGTCCTCAGAAGGAGCCAAAACTTGTTCAAGTTGTTGAGCCAGAAATTCAGGTTCAAGTAGTTGATGAAGAAATGGCCTATCATGAATCAGCCTCATCGCCAAAGGATAAAATCATCTTAAAGCCTATTCACCAACCATTTGTTGTAGATCAACAAAGTGAGATTGATAACCAGATGACTAGATCAAGTAGTCTAACTTGGGAATCCACCATATTACCTAATTCCCCCAAGTATCAAGGAGGAAGTAGAGTGGGTAGTCCAAGGACACCAAAATATGATAAAGCTTTTCGAAACTCTCTGGAGAAGAATTCACCATTAAGCATGAACGTGGTTGTTCCATCCCTGTCCATGGATGAGTTTGAACAGGGAAAAGTTCCAGGTCCTGAACTTGATTCTGCAGTTGAAGAGTCAGTTCCACCGACAACAACCACTGAGGATCTGCACATGGATATGCCTCTACTCATTGAAAATGAGGAAGTTGAACCCAGTTACAGTTACCATGATGAAGAAGCTGCTGAAGCTAGACTCAAGTTGATACTTAG AACATGGAAGCGCCATTCATCCAAGAAAAAGGAGTTACGTGAACAAAAGCAGTTAGCTGCACTATGGGCCTTGAATTCATTGTCACTGGGAACACCTATTCGACAGTCCAAGGAT CATTCAAGCAGCTTTGTGGAGTTCAAAATTGATGATATTTTGTATGAGCGGCAAAAACAATGGGAAAGATCACGGTGTAGATTAAATGTTTCAGAAGTTGTAGCCAATACACTTGGTGCAAGAAACCAGACTGCTAAGTGCCTCTGCtggaaaattattttattctcacAGATAGAGAAGCATAGTGAAGATAAAATGCAAGAAGAAAATCAGTTCAATGCTGGCTCATGGTTGCTCTCCAAGCTCATGCCTGACGACGAAAATGATGATAATCTTGTAGTTTCATCTCCTAGCCTCTCAATTTGGAAGAAATGGATCTACGAAAAATCTGCTGACCAGTTTGACTGCTGTTTATCAATTGTTAAAGAAATAAGTTCCGATAATAACCTTGAAGAGTCTGCATTAGGTGCAAGTGCTGTTGTCTTTGTTCTATATGGGACATTCTCATGGGAAGTCCAAAAAAAACGTCTCCATAATCTCCTTGCATCTTTAAGTTCCGGTTCTGGCTTGCCCTTGCTGATTCTATGTGACTTATGTGATGAAACTTCAAATCCAGCCGCGATTGTTCAAAATTTGGGCCTTCATCACATCGACAAATCACGAATTTCTAGTTTCACGATCATTTTCCTTCGTACAAGCCAGAATTTCTACTGTGATGAGAAGTTGAGAGGAGGATTGCAATGGTTGGCTAGCGAATCGCCTTCACAACCTATtctaaaaaatgtgaaaacacgCGAGCTTGTTTTGAGGCACTTGAGTTCTTCACTGGCAGTTCTAGACAAGACTGAACCAGACCAATGCATATCAGCCTTCAATGAAGCTATTGATCGAGCATCGAGGTTGGTTTTTGTTACTTCTAATGAAAACCACACGTTTTGGCCCTGTCCCGAGATTAATTTGCTCGAGAAGAATACTGTTGAGTACGAATCAACGAAGTTACACTTGCCCGAAGTTGGATGGAGCTCAACCAAAAGAATCGAACCAATTATTTACGCGTTGGAGGACTGTAAGCTTCCTGAGTTTCACGATGATATATCTTGGCTTTACGAAGGTTCTAAATCGGGAAGGGAGATTGTAGAACAGAAATTAAAACTCGAGAACTGCTTGTTCAGATATCTCACGATTTCAAGCAAGATGATGATGGGAGAAGCAATGGCGATGAAAGAGGCTTCTGCAATTCTACAAAGTAGTGCGCGTCTTTTGCTTCACGAGTCTGTATACTATATTGTCCCGAATTGGGTCAAGATTTTTCGTAGAATCTTCAATTGGcatttgatgattttatccaATGGACCATGTTCTACAGCCTACGTGAAGGAGGAGGATAAACTTGCTCTAGATAGGATGATGGACATTGAAGACAGTTATTCTTACGATTATCCATCCTTAGATGAAATGATAAGAGTTAGCTGTGAAGATGATGATTACTTCCCTGATTCAGGTAACAATGTCGCAAAGAGCACAAGTCAGATTGTTTCAGATGAAAAGCTTATGGCCTTTGTTCCTTATGGGGAGTTTGATGGCGAGAAAGATAACGACAGTTCTTTTATGTCAGAGAAAGAGGAATCAAGTTCGGTATTGATTTGCAAACCAAGCAAGGATTCTGACAAATTGAGTAAATTGTTAGATCAGTGTAACATATTGCAGAATACCATAGACAGTAAATTGTCTATCTATTTCTGA
- the LOC124922673 gene encoding SAC3 family protein B isoform X1 → MSFSGFGKNSGPNGPPTAQPPIGYSPSPPFTASPVQPFPRPFASLPNSDMGFQARSRSPTATSVVWASHDATGHILPGQDLKRISSPLLPSNGHNVLSSQPIGNERDGGSFYGLNKVVTPQVTQSSRSPPGNSIHFEKFSHNGDIQSRLSVSPPAGGNWTRPPGNSGRSMSWQRQHVSAGSLGTQHQAVQVSKHTRPQLIPSTHEVSQSGFHFNQVDSFSHSLPPPSMSNEYGNSLMLNTMDSQAAQHAKSVHPSATTNMYLQNSVLTRISNGRSSPSPPSLGPRPHSVPARPTSQFHSQMTQSAQSIDKESAMTKTISNPVTKRTRSPPITSTGSTHGIANINQDDHELEIEAKAKRYARFKTELSQPVQTASSIGVQKAPVHRRDPYTERREAPDEHAKDMAVDLPEGMCDYDVQDSSTVIVGSCTDMCPEAERAERERKGDLDQYERLNGDRNHTSKSLAVKKYNRTAEREAELIRPMPVLQRTVDYLLCLLETPYDDRFLRLYNFLWDRMRAIRMDLRMQHIFNLEAIGMLEQMIRLHIIAMHELCEYAKGEGFSEGFDAHLNIEQMNKTSVELFQMYDDHRKRGIIVPTEKEFRGYYALLKLDKHPGYKVEPAELSLDLSKMTAEIRKTPEILFARDVARVCRTGNFIAFFRLARKASYLQACLMHAHFAKLRTQALASLHSGLQNNQGIPMSHVAKWIAMEEEDLESLLEYHGFSIKEYEEPYMVKEGPFLNSESDFTVKCSKLVHMKKSREIVEDIISFSHQSMPLPVERVHESQFNVSPQKEPKLVQVVEPEIQVQVVDEEMAYHESASSPKDKIILKPIHQPFVVDQQSEIDNQMTRSSSLTWESTILPNSPKYQGGSRVGSPRTPKYDKAFRNSLEKNSPLSMNVVVPSLSMDEFEQGKVPGPELDSAVEESVPPTTTTEDLHMDMPLLIENEEVEPSYSYHDEEAAEARLKLILRTWKRHSSKKKELREQKQLAALWALNSLSLGTPIRQSKDHSSSFVEFKIDDILYERQKQWERSRCRLNVSEVVANTLGARNQTAKCLCWKIILFSQIEKHSEDKMQEENQFNAGSWLLSKLMPDDENDDNLVVSSPSLSIWKKWIYEKSADQFDCCLSIVKEISSDNNLEESALGASAVVFVLYGTFSWEVQKKRLHNLLASLSSGSGLPLLILCDLCDETSNPAAIVQNLGLHHIDKSRISSFTIIFLRTSQNFYCDEKLRGGLQWLASESPSQPILKNVKTRELVLRHLSSSLAVLDKTEPDQCISAFNEAIDRASRLVFVTSNENHTFWPCPEINLLEKNTVEYESTKLHLPEVGWSSTKRIEPIIYALEDCKLPEFHDDISWLYEGSKSGREIVEQKLKLENCLFRYLTISSKMMMGEAMAMKEASAILQSSARLLLHESVYYIVPNWVKIFRRIFNWHLMILSNGPCSTAYVKEEDKLALDRMMDIEDSYSYDYPSLDEMIRVSCEDDDYFPDSGNNVAKSTSQIVSDEKLMAFVPYGEFDGEKDNDSSFMSEKEESSSVLICKPSKDSDKLSKLLDQCNILQNTIDSKLSIYF, encoded by the exons CCTCAGGTGACGCAGTCATCACGTTCACCCCCTGGAAACAGCATTCATTTTGAGAAGTTTAGTCATAATGGCGACATTCAGAG TAGGTTGTCTGTATCGCCTCCTGCTGGGGGAAATTGGACAAGGCCGCCTGGCAATTCTGGTCGCTCAATGTCTTGGCAACGCCAACATGTATCTGCTGGAAGTTTGGGGACTCAACATCAGGCTGTTCAGGTCTCGAAACATACTAGGCCCCAACTTATACCATCTACTCATGAAGTTTCTCAAAGTGGTTTTCATTTCAACCAAGTTGATTCATTCAG TCATTCTTTGCCTCCTCCTTCAATGTCTAACGAATACGGAAACAGTCTAATGCTCAATACTATGGACTCCCAGGCTGCACAACATGCTAAATCTGTACATCCATCAGCCACCACAAATATGTACTTGCAAAATTCAGTTTTGACTAGGATTTCTAATGGAAG GTCTTCTCCTTCCCCTCCCAGCTTAGGCCCAAGACCTCATTCTGTTCCTGCCAGGCCTACTTCTCAGTTTCATAGTCAAATGACACAATCTGCACAAAGTATTGATAAAGAATCTGCTATGACAAAGACAATCAGCAATCCAGTTACTAAAAGAACCAGATCGCCTCCTATTACTTCCACTGGCTCAACACATGGAATTGCCAATATCAACCAAGATGATCATGAGCT TGAAATAGAGGCTAAGGCTAAGAGATATGCACGCTTCAAGACTGAACTAAGTCAGCCTGTACAAACTGCCTCTAGCATTGGGGTGCAAAAGGCGCCAGTGCATAGGCGCGATCCATATACAGAGAGGCGAGAAGCCCCAGATGAACATGCTAAAGATATGGCTGTAGATTTACCTGAAGGGATGTGTGACTATGATGTACAGGATTCATCCACTGTTATAGTTGGTTCATGCACAGATATGTGTCCGG AGGCGGAAAGAGCTGAGCGAGAGAGGAAAGGAGATCTTGACCAATACGAGCGCTTGAATGGAGATAGAAACCATACCAGCAAATCCCTTGCTGTTAAGAAG TATAATAGAACAGCAGAGAGGGAAGCAGAGTTGATAAGGCCCATGCCTGTCTTGCAGAGGACAGTTGATTATCTTCTCTGTCTGCTAGAAACGCCTTATGATGACAGGTTTCTTCGTCTTTACAACTTCCTTTGGGATAGGATGAGGGCTATTCGGATGGATCTCAGAATGCAACATATATTTAACCTTGAAGCAATCGGCATGCTTGAACAAATG ATAAGACTTCACATAATAGCCATGCATGAATTATGTGAATATGCCAAAGGGGAAGGATTTTCTGAGGGATTTGATGCTCATCTGAACATTGAACAAATGAACAAGACATCAGTTGAGTTGTTCCAAATGTATGATGATCACAGGAAGAGAGGCATTATCGTGCCAACAGAAAAGGAATTCCGAGGTTATTATGCTCTTCTTAAACTGGACAAGCATCCTGGTTATAAG GTTGAACCTGCAGAACTCTCGCTTGATCTCTCTAAGATGACGGCAGAAATACGAAAAACACCAGAAATCTTGTTTGCCCGTGATGTAGCCAG AGTTTGCAGGACAGGCAACTTCATAGCCTTCTTTCGTCTGGCAAGAAAAGCAAGTTATCTTCAAGCATGTCTGATGCATGCTCACTTTGCAAAG CTGCGAACTCAGGCACTTGCATCTCTACACTCTGGTCTACAGAATAACCAAGGGATTCCAATGTCTCATGTTGCCAAATGGATCGCAATGGAG GAAGAAGATTTAGAAAGCTTGTTGGAGTATCATGGATTCTCGATTAAAGAATATGAAGAGCCGTATATGGTGAAGGAAGGTCCATTCTTGAATAGTGAAAGTGACTTCACTGTGAAATGTTCAAAACTCGTTCACATGAAAAAGTCTCGTGAGATAGTTGAGGATATCATATCTTTTTCTCATCAATCTATGCCATTACCTGTGGAAAGAGTACATGAGTCCCAGTTCAATGTGAGTCCTCAGAAGGAGCCAAAACTTGTTCAAGTTGTTGAGCCAGAAATTCAGGTTCAAGTAGTTGATGAAGAAATGGCCTATCATGAATCAGCCTCATCGCCAAAGGATAAAATCATCTTAAAGCCTATTCACCAACCATTTGTTGTAGATCAACAAAGTGAGATTGATAACCAGATGACTAGATCAAGTAGTCTAACTTGGGAATCCACCATATTACCTAATTCCCCCAAGTATCAAGGAGGAAGTAGAGTGGGTAGTCCAAGGACACCAAAATATGATAAAGCTTTTCGAAACTCTCTGGAGAAGAATTCACCATTAAGCATGAACGTGGTTGTTCCATCCCTGTCCATGGATGAGTTTGAACAGGGAAAAGTTCCAGGTCCTGAACTTGATTCTGCAGTTGAAGAGTCAGTTCCACCGACAACAACCACTGAGGATCTGCACATGGATATGCCTCTACTCATTGAAAATGAGGAAGTTGAACCCAGTTACAGTTACCATGATGAAGAAGCTGCTGAAGCTAGACTCAAGTTGATACTTAG AACATGGAAGCGCCATTCATCCAAGAAAAAGGAGTTACGTGAACAAAAGCAGTTAGCTGCACTATGGGCCTTGAATTCATTGTCACTGGGAACACCTATTCGACAGTCCAAGGAT CATTCAAGCAGCTTTGTGGAGTTCAAAATTGATGATATTTTGTATGAGCGGCAAAAACAATGGGAAAGATCACGGTGTAGATTAAATGTTTCAGAAGTTGTAGCCAATACACTTGGTGCAAGAAACCAGACTGCTAAGTGCCTCTGCtggaaaattattttattctcacAGATAGAGAAGCATAGTGAAGATAAAATGCAAGAAGAAAATCAGTTCAATGCTGGCTCATGGTTGCTCTCCAAGCTCATGCCTGACGACGAAAATGATGATAATCTTGTAGTTTCATCTCCTAGCCTCTCAATTTGGAAGAAATGGATCTACGAAAAATCTGCTGACCAGTTTGACTGCTGTTTATCAATTGTTAAAGAAATAAGTTCCGATAATAACCTTGAAGAGTCTGCATTAGGTGCAAGTGCTGTTGTCTTTGTTCTATATGGGACATTCTCATGGGAAGTCCAAAAAAAACGTCTCCATAATCTCCTTGCATCTTTAAGTTCCGGTTCTGGCTTGCCCTTGCTGATTCTATGTGACTTATGTGATGAAACTTCAAATCCAGCCGCGATTGTTCAAAATTTGGGCCTTCATCACATCGACAAATCACGAATTTCTAGTTTCACGATCATTTTCCTTCGTACAAGCCAGAATTTCTACTGTGATGAGAAGTTGAGAGGAGGATTGCAATGGTTGGCTAGCGAATCGCCTTCACAACCTATtctaaaaaatgtgaaaacacgCGAGCTTGTTTTGAGGCACTTGAGTTCTTCACTGGCAGTTCTAGACAAGACTGAACCAGACCAATGCATATCAGCCTTCAATGAAGCTATTGATCGAGCATCGAGGTTGGTTTTTGTTACTTCTAATGAAAACCACACGTTTTGGCCCTGTCCCGAGATTAATTTGCTCGAGAAGAATACTGTTGAGTACGAATCAACGAAGTTACACTTGCCCGAAGTTGGATGGAGCTCAACCAAAAGAATCGAACCAATTATTTACGCGTTGGAGGACTGTAAGCTTCCTGAGTTTCACGATGATATATCTTGGCTTTACGAAGGTTCTAAATCGGGAAGGGAGATTGTAGAACAGAAATTAAAACTCGAGAACTGCTTGTTCAGATATCTCACGATTTCAAGCAAGATGATGATGGGAGAAGCAATGGCGATGAAAGAGGCTTCTGCAATTCTACAAAGTAGTGCGCGTCTTTTGCTTCACGAGTCTGTATACTATATTGTCCCGAATTGGGTCAAGATTTTTCGTAGAATCTTCAATTGGcatttgatgattttatccaATGGACCATGTTCTACAGCCTACGTGAAGGAGGAGGATAAACTTGCTCTAGATAGGATGATGGACATTGAAGACAGTTATTCTTACGATTATCCATCCTTAGATGAAATGATAAGAGTTAGCTGTGAAGATGATGATTACTTCCCTGATTCAGGTAACAATGTCGCAAAGAGCACAAGTCAGATTGTTTCAGATGAAAAGCTTATGGCCTTTGTTCCTTATGGGGAGTTTGATGGCGAGAAAGATAACGACAGTTCTTTTATGTCAGAGAAAGAGGAATCAAGTTCGGTATTGATTTGCAAACCAAGCAAGGATTCTGACAAATTGAGTAAATTGTTAGATCAGTGTAACATATTGCAGAATACCATAGACAGTAAATTGTCTATCTATTTCTGA